In one window of Primulina tabacum isolate GXHZ01 chromosome 8, ASM2559414v2, whole genome shotgun sequence DNA:
- the LOC142552620 gene encoding uncharacterized protein LOC142552620 isoform X2 produces MAENIHSQRPLYGGAITTSFPMRFQEVFVDPTRDESLVFELLDLKADVADQESASWFLRDLANEQDAERTVVLEQSGIFEACQLPFINTPAIVTTAVGQMAVSKGRQGREAQNIVKVYLANLRLKDVATDVLVTAYEPMLINPLSESAAAVGAGLAVPALQSGFMPMAEIFKVAVS; encoded by the exons ATGGCGGAAAATATTCACAGCCAACGCCCTCTATACGGCGGTGCAATCACCACTTCTTTCCCGATGCGTTTCCAG GAGGTTTTTGTAGACCCAACTCGGGATGAGAGCTTGGTATTTGAACTGCTCGACTTGAAGGCTGATGTGGCTGATCAAGAAAGTGCCTCGTGGTTTCTTAGAGACCTTGCCAATGAGCAAGACGCTGAGCGGACGGTG GTGCTCGAACAGTCGGGGATATTTGAGGCTTGTCAATTGCCGTTTATAAACACTCCTGCTATCGTCACTACTGCAGTTGGACAAATG GCCGTGTCGAAGGGAAGACAGGGAAGGGAAGCGCAGAACATTGTAAAG GTTTATCTAGCTAATTTACGCCTTAAGGACGTTGCGACAGATGTTCTGGTCACTGCTTACGAGCCTATGTTGATAAA CCCTTTGAGTGAAAGTGCTGCGGCGGTTGGTGCTGGCTTGGCAGTACCTGCTTTACAGTCCGGTTTTATGCCAATGGCGGAGATTTTTAAAGTTGCTGTCTCCTAA
- the LOC142552620 gene encoding uncharacterized protein LOC142552620 isoform X1, with amino-acid sequence MAENIHSQRPLYGGAITTSFPMRFQDVSEIRQVPDHQEVFVDPTRDESLVFELLDLKADVADQESASWFLRDLANEQDAERTVVLEQSGIFEACQLPFINTPAIVTTAVGQMAVSKGRQGREAQNIVKVYLANLRLKDVATDVLVTAYEPMLINPLSESAAAVGAGLAVPALQSGFMPMAEIFKVAVS; translated from the exons ATGGCGGAAAATATTCACAGCCAACGCCCTCTATACGGCGGTGCAATCACCACTTCTTTCCCGATGCGTTTCCAG GATGTCAGTGAGATACGCCAAGTTCCCGATCATCAG GAGGTTTTTGTAGACCCAACTCGGGATGAGAGCTTGGTATTTGAACTGCTCGACTTGAAGGCTGATGTGGCTGATCAAGAAAGTGCCTCGTGGTTTCTTAGAGACCTTGCCAATGAGCAAGACGCTGAGCGGACGGTG GTGCTCGAACAGTCGGGGATATTTGAGGCTTGTCAATTGCCGTTTATAAACACTCCTGCTATCGTCACTACTGCAGTTGGACAAATG GCCGTGTCGAAGGGAAGACAGGGAAGGGAAGCGCAGAACATTGTAAAG GTTTATCTAGCTAATTTACGCCTTAAGGACGTTGCGACAGATGTTCTGGTCACTGCTTACGAGCCTATGTTGATAAA CCCTTTGAGTGAAAGTGCTGCGGCGGTTGGTGCTGGCTTGGCAGTACCTGCTTTACAGTCCGGTTTTATGCCAATGGCGGAGATTTTTAAAGTTGCTGTCTCCTAA
- the LOC142552619 gene encoding sphinganine C4-monooxygenase 1-like gives MEILKSGLNVSDEILGTFAPIIVYWLYSGIYVMLGSLESYRLHTRKEEDEKNLVPKTDVVKGVLLQQAVQAVVATMLFAVTGSDNSAQPQPASLVILARQFFVAMVVLDTWQYFMHRYMHHNKFLYRHIHSQHHRLVVPYAFGALYNHPLEGLILDTVGGALSFLVSGMSPRASIFFFSFATLKTIDDHCGLWLPGNLFHLFFRNNSAYHDIHHQLYGNKYNFSQPFFVTWDRILRTYMPYSIEKRAAGGLEARPCKECKEN, from the exons ATGGAGATATTGAAGAGTGGTTTAAACGTTTCAGATGAGATTTTGGGCACTTTTGCTCCGATAATTGTGTACTGGCTGTATTCAGGAATTTACGTAATGTTAGGATCGCTAGAGAGTTACAGGTTGCACACAAGGAAAGAGGAGGATGAGAAAAATTTGGTGCCCAAAACAGATGTGGTCAAAGGGGTCCTCCTTCAGCAAGCTGTTCAGGCAGTCGTCGCCACTATGCTCTTTGCT GTTACCGGAAGCGACAACTCGGCGCAACCTCAACCGGCTTCCCTCGTTATTCTGGCTCGACAATTTTTTGTGGCAATGGTGGTATTAGACACATGGCAATATTTCATGCACCGATACATGCACCATAACAAGTTCTTATACCGACACATCCACTCTCAACATCACCGGCTTGTTGTCCCATACGCCTTTGGAGCTCTGTACAACCACCCCTTGGAGGGTCTTATTCTAGACACAGTTGGTGGAGCTTTATCTTTCCTTGTCTCAGGAATGTCGCCTCGAGCTTCCATCTTCTTCTTCTCATTTGCTACCCTCAAAACCATTGACGATCACTGTGGGCTATGGCTGCCGGGAAATCTTTTCCACCTATTCTTCAGAAATAATTCGGCTTATCACGATATTCATCACCAGTTATATGGAAACAAGTACAACTTTTCACAGCCCTTTTTTGTGACATGGGATCGGATTCTTCGTACTTATATGCCTTATTCTATTGAGAAGAGAGCTGCTGGGGGTTTGGAGGCACGGCCTTGTAAAGAGTGCAAGGAAAACTAA
- the LOC142552621 gene encoding large ribosomal subunit protein eL34-like has translation MVQRLTYRKRHSYATKSNQHRVVKTPGGKLVYQTTKKRASGPKCPVTGKRIQGIPHLRPAEYKRSRLPRNRRTVNRPYGGVLSGSAVRERIIRAFLVEEQKIVKKVLKIQKAKEKVAAKS, from the exons ATGGTGCAGCGGCTCACTTACAGGAAGCGGCACAGCTATGCCACGAAATCCAATCAACATCGTGTTGTCAAAACCCCCG GTGGGAAGCTCGTGTATCAGACTACTAAGAAGAGGGCAAGTGGTCCTAAATGCCCTGTTACTGGAAAGAGAATCCAAGGG ATTCCTCACTTGAGACCCGCTGAGTACAAGAGATCTAGGTTACCTAGAAATCGGAGGACTGTCAATCGTCCTTATGGTGGAGTGTTGTCTGGTAGTGCTGTCAGGGAAAG GATCATTAGAGCTTTTTTGGTAGAAGAACAAAAGATTGTGAAGAAGGTTTTGAAGATACAAAAGGCGAAAGAAAAAGTTGCTGCTAAGAGCTGA